The following proteins are co-located in the Cyprinus carpio isolate SPL01 chromosome B19, ASM1834038v1, whole genome shotgun sequence genome:
- the LOC109061843 gene encoding sperm acrosome membrane-associated protein 4-like, protein MNKIFLGIFAVALYFAVGQALRCYECKVGLWDLCFTTKKDCNAGEHCFSGLGTAAGFMDIKKKGCLEVTECNKTENVNFPSSSNTTVYKMTKTCCSADLCNSAPAHFHVSAISMAFAAISSVFTVKFLI, encoded by the exons ATGAACAAAATCTTTCTCGGAATCTTTGCAGTTGCGCTTTATTTCGCAGTGG GTCAGGCACTGCGGTGTTATGAGTGTAAAGTGGGTTTATGGGATCTTTGTTTTACAACCAAAAAGGATTGTAATGCTGGTGAGCACTGCTTCAGCGGACTAGGCACAGCTG CTGGATTCATGGATATTAAGAAAAAAGGATGTCTTGAAGTGACCGAATGCAACAAAACTGAAAACGTAAATTTCCCATCCAGCTCGAACACCACGGTATACAAGATGACGAAGACGTGCTGCTCTGCTGACCTGTGCAACTCAGCTCCGGCTCACTTTCACGTGTCTGCCATCAGCATGGCCTTCGCTGCCATCAGCTCTGTGTTTACGGTCAAATTCCTCATCTGA